In a genomic window of Cynocephalus volans isolate mCynVol1 chromosome 1, mCynVol1.pri, whole genome shotgun sequence:
- the DDX11 gene encoding ATP-dependent DNA helicase DDX11 isoform X2, which produces MLHRQGEMWEKNAAKVTASNILDPRGTHLGEESCKPFGEALERTMANNVQEVGGIHFPFPFTPYSIQKDFMAALYQVLEAGKIGIFESPTGTGKSLSLICGALSWLRDFEQKKHQEEARLLESGPGALCDGKDPSPCLSSSCQETPDTARPAGEPDWVTQFVQQKEERDLVDRLKEEQVRRRQREERLQQIRHNTRLKYAAKRLRQEEEETEHLLRLSREMLAAGMWAEPLESEEEELLLAEYESDEEKTANVVHEDEDYLEEEHVTKIYYCSRTHSQLAQFVHEVRKSPFGKEIRLVSLGSRQNLCVNEDVKQLGSVQLINDRCLELQRSKHEKKDKAEEEKPKRRRQEKRVACPFYNHEQMQLLRDEVLVEVKDIEQLVTLGKEARACPYYGGRFAIPAAQLVVLPYQLLLHAPTRQAAGIQLQGQVVIIDEAHNLIDAITGIHSVEVSGSQLCQAHSQLLQYMERYGKRLKAKNLLYIKQILYLLEKFVAVLGGNIKQNPNTQSLSRTGTELQTINTFLFQSQVDNINLFKVQRYCEKSMVSRKLFGFTERYGTVLSSSQKQPKLTGFQHFLQSLQPGVNEPPAAPVEEAEARAPRPASPLMHIEGFLAALTTANQDGRVILSRQGSLSQSSLKFLLLNPAMHFAQVVKECRAVVIAGGTMQPVSDFREQLLACAGAEAERVVEFSCGHVIPPDNILPLVICSGPSDQQLEFTYQKRLLPELMSETGRILCNLCNVVPGGMVCFFPSYEYQRQVHAHWDKSGLLGRLAARKKCCGQAGGKVTGALLLSVVGGKMSEGINFSDNLGRCVVMVGMPYPNINSPELQEKMTYLDQTLPRTPGQPPPGKALVENLCMKAVNQSIGRAIRHQSDFASIVLLDRRYARPPILAKLPGWIRDRVEVKATFGHAVAAMRKFHREKFGRS; this is translated from the exons ATGCTGCATCGCCAAGGAGAGATGTGGGAGAAGAATGCTGCAAAAGTAACTGCAAGCAACATCCTTGATCCCAGGGGCACACATCTTGGAGAGGAAAGCTGTAAGCCTTTTGGAGAGGCATTAGAAAG gaCCATGGCTAATAACGTCCAGGAGGTTGGTGGCAtccatttcccctttcccttcacACCCTATTCCATCCAGAAGGACTTCATGGCAGCACTGTACcaggttttggaggctggcaagatTGGGATATTTGAGAGTCCAACTGGCACC GGAAAGTCCTTAAGTCTTATTTGTGGGGCTCTCTCCTGGCTCCGTGACTTTGAACAGAAGAAACATCAGGAAGAGGCACGTCTCCTTGAATCTGGCCCTGGTGCCTTATGTGATGGGAAGGATCCGTCCCCATGTCTCTCATCTTCTTGCCAAGAGACCCCAGACACCGCGAGGCCTGCTGGAGAACCAGACTGGGTTACTCAGTTTGTgcagcagaaagaagaaagggaccTGGTGGATCGACTGAAG GAGGAGCAGGTCAGGAGGAGGCAGCGAGAAGAGCGCCTGCAGCAGATCCGCCACAACACGCGGCTCAAGTATGCAGCCAAACGCCTG agacaagaagaggaagaaacgGAGCATCTTCTCCGCCTGAGCAGGGAGATGCTGGCCGCAGGGATGTGGGCTGAGCCGCTGGAGtctgaggaggaggagctgcTTCTGGCCGAGTATGAGAGTGACGAGGAGAAGACAGCCAACGT aGTGCATGAGGATGAGGACTACTTGGAGGAGGAACATGTCACTAAG ATTTATTACTGTAGTCGGACTCACTCCCAGCTGGCCCAGTTTGTGCATGAAGTTCGGAAGAGCCCCTTTGGCAAGGAAATCCGACTTGTCTCCCTCGGCTCTCGGCAG AACCTTTGTGTAAATGAAGACGTGAAACAGCTGGGTTCTGTGCAGCTCATCAATGACCGCTGTTTGGAGCTGCAGAGAAGCAAGCATG AGAAGAAGGACAAGGCTGAGGAAGAGAAGCcaaagaggaggaggcaggagaagcGGGTGGCCTGCCCCTTCTACAACCACGAGCAGATGCAGCTCCTCCGGGACGAGGTGCTGGTGGAGGTGAAGGACATTGAGCAGCTGGTGACCCTTGGGAAGGAGGCTCGGGCCTGTCCCTATTACGGGGGCAGGTTTGCCATTCCTGCAGCCCAG CTGGTGGTGCTGCCCTACCAGCTGCTGCTGCATGCGCCCACCCGGCAGGCTGCGGGCATCCAGCTGCAGGGCCAGGTGGTGATCATCGACGAGGCGCACAACCTGATCGATGCCATCACAGGCATCCACAGCGTGGAGGTCAGCGGCTCCCAG CTCTGCCAGGCCCATTCCCAGCTGCTCCAGTACATGGAACGATACGG GAAGCGTCTGAAGGCCAAGAATCTGCTGTACATTAAACAGATCCTGTACTTGTTGGAGAAGTTTGTGGCTGTGCTAGGTG GGAATATTAAGCAAAATCCCAATACACAGAGCCTCTCACGGACAG GGACGGAGCTGCAGACCATCAACACCTTTCTCTTTCAGAGCCAGGTTGACAACATCAACCTGTTCAAG GTGCAGCGGTACTGCGAGAAGAGCATGGTCAGCAGAAAG CTCTTTGGCTTCACAGAACGCTATGGAACAGTCCTCTCTTCCTCTCAgaagcagcccaaactgactggGTTTCAGCACTTCCTGCAGAGCCTACAGCCTGGGGTGAATGAGC CTCCTGCAGCCCCTGTGGAGGAGGCTGAGGCCAGGGCCCCACGGCCTGCTTCCCCGCTGATGCACATTGAAGGCTTCCTTGCGGCTCTCACCACTGCCAACCAGGACGGCAGGGTCATCCTGAGCCGCCAAG GCAGTCTCAGTCAGAGCAGCCTCAAATTCTTGCTCCTGAATCCAGCCATGCACTTTGCCCAGGTGGTGAAGGAATGCCGGGCAGTGGTCATTGCAGGGGGCACCATGCAGCCG GTGTCTGACTTCCGGGAGCAGCTGCTGGCATGCGCTGGGGCAGAGGCTGAGCGAGTGGTGGAGTTCTCCTGCG GTCATGTGATCCCTCCAGACAACATCCTGCCCCTGGTCATCTGCAGCGGGCCCTCTGACCAGCAGCTGGAGTTCACGTACCAGAAGAGACTGCTGCCTGAACTG ATGAGTGAGACAGGCCGTATTCTCTGCAACCTGTGCAATGTGGTCCCTGGAGGGATGGTCTGTTTCTTTCCCTCCTATGAGTACCAGCGCCAGGTGCATGCCCACTGGGACAAGAGTGGCCTGCTGGGCCGCCTGGCTGCCAGGAAGAAG TGCTGTGGCCAGGCGGGCGGCAAGGTGACGGGGGCCCTGCTCCTCTCTGTGGTTGGAGGAAAGATGAGTGAAGGGATTAACTTCTCTGACAACCTAGGCCG GTGTGTGGTGATGGTGGGCATGCCCTACCCCAACATCAACTCTCCAGAACTACAAGAGAAGATGACCTACCTGGATCAGACCCTT CCCAGaactccaggccagcccccaccaGGGAAGGCTTTGGTGGAGAATCTGTGTATGAAGGCTGTCAACCAATCTATAG GCAGGGCCATCAGGCACCAGAGTGATTTTGCCAGCATAGTGCTCCTAGACCGGCGATATGCCCGCCCACCCATCCTGGCAAAGCTGCCAGGCTGGATCCGAGACCGCGTGGAGGTCAAGGCCACCTTTGGCCATGCTGTTGCTGCTATGCGTAAG TTTCATCGGGAGAAGTTTGGCCGTTCCTGA
- the DDX11 gene encoding ATP-dependent DNA helicase DDX11 isoform X1, which produces MLHRQGEMWEKNAAKVTASNILDPRGTHLGEESCKPFGEALERTMANNVQEVGGIHFPFPFTPYSIQKDFMAALYQVLEAGKIGIFESPTGTGKSLSLICGALSWLRDFEQKKHQEEARLLESGPGALCDGKDPSPCLSSSCQETPDTARPAGEPDWVTQFVQQKEERDLVDRLKEEQVRRRQREERLQQIRHNTRLKYAAKRLRQEEEETEHLLRLSREMLAAGMWAEPLESEEEELLLAEYESDEEKTANVVHEDEDYLEEEHVTKIYYCSRTHSQLAQFVHEVRKSPFGKEIRLVSLGSRQNLCVNEDVKQLGSVQLINDRCLELQRSKHEKKDKAEEEKPKRRRQEKRVACPFYNHEQMQLLRDEVLVEVKDIEQLVTLGKEARACPYYGGRFAIPAAQLVVLPYQLLLHAPTRQAAGIQLQGQVVIIDEAHNLIDAITGIHSVEVSGSQLCQAHSQLLQYMERYGKRLKAKNLLYIKQILYLLEKFVAVLGGNIKQNPNTQSLSRTGTELQTINTFLFQSQVDNINLFKVQRYCEKSMVSRKLFGFTERYGTVLSSSQKQPKLTGFQHFLQSLQPGVNEPPAAPVEEAEARAPRPASPLMHIEGFLAALTTANQDGRVILSRQGSLSQSSLKFLLLNPAMHFAQVVKECRAVVIAGGTMQPVSDFREQLLACAGAEAERVVEFSCGHVIPPDNILPLVICSGPSDQQLEFTYQKRLLPELMSETGRILCNLCNVVPGGMVCFFPSYEYQRQVHAHWDKSGLLGRLAARKKIFQEPKRANQVEQVLLEYSQCVNECCGQAGGKVTGALLLSVVGGKMSEGINFSDNLGRCVVMVGMPYPNINSPELQEKMTYLDQTLPRTPGQPPPGKALVENLCMKAVNQSIGRAIRHQSDFASIVLLDRRYARPPILAKLPGWIRDRVEVKATFGHAVAAMRKFHREKFGRS; this is translated from the exons ATGCTGCATCGCCAAGGAGAGATGTGGGAGAAGAATGCTGCAAAAGTAACTGCAAGCAACATCCTTGATCCCAGGGGCACACATCTTGGAGAGGAAAGCTGTAAGCCTTTTGGAGAGGCATTAGAAAG gaCCATGGCTAATAACGTCCAGGAGGTTGGTGGCAtccatttcccctttcccttcacACCCTATTCCATCCAGAAGGACTTCATGGCAGCACTGTACcaggttttggaggctggcaagatTGGGATATTTGAGAGTCCAACTGGCACC GGAAAGTCCTTAAGTCTTATTTGTGGGGCTCTCTCCTGGCTCCGTGACTTTGAACAGAAGAAACATCAGGAAGAGGCACGTCTCCTTGAATCTGGCCCTGGTGCCTTATGTGATGGGAAGGATCCGTCCCCATGTCTCTCATCTTCTTGCCAAGAGACCCCAGACACCGCGAGGCCTGCTGGAGAACCAGACTGGGTTACTCAGTTTGTgcagcagaaagaagaaagggaccTGGTGGATCGACTGAAG GAGGAGCAGGTCAGGAGGAGGCAGCGAGAAGAGCGCCTGCAGCAGATCCGCCACAACACGCGGCTCAAGTATGCAGCCAAACGCCTG agacaagaagaggaagaaacgGAGCATCTTCTCCGCCTGAGCAGGGAGATGCTGGCCGCAGGGATGTGGGCTGAGCCGCTGGAGtctgaggaggaggagctgcTTCTGGCCGAGTATGAGAGTGACGAGGAGAAGACAGCCAACGT aGTGCATGAGGATGAGGACTACTTGGAGGAGGAACATGTCACTAAG ATTTATTACTGTAGTCGGACTCACTCCCAGCTGGCCCAGTTTGTGCATGAAGTTCGGAAGAGCCCCTTTGGCAAGGAAATCCGACTTGTCTCCCTCGGCTCTCGGCAG AACCTTTGTGTAAATGAAGACGTGAAACAGCTGGGTTCTGTGCAGCTCATCAATGACCGCTGTTTGGAGCTGCAGAGAAGCAAGCATG AGAAGAAGGACAAGGCTGAGGAAGAGAAGCcaaagaggaggaggcaggagaagcGGGTGGCCTGCCCCTTCTACAACCACGAGCAGATGCAGCTCCTCCGGGACGAGGTGCTGGTGGAGGTGAAGGACATTGAGCAGCTGGTGACCCTTGGGAAGGAGGCTCGGGCCTGTCCCTATTACGGGGGCAGGTTTGCCATTCCTGCAGCCCAG CTGGTGGTGCTGCCCTACCAGCTGCTGCTGCATGCGCCCACCCGGCAGGCTGCGGGCATCCAGCTGCAGGGCCAGGTGGTGATCATCGACGAGGCGCACAACCTGATCGATGCCATCACAGGCATCCACAGCGTGGAGGTCAGCGGCTCCCAG CTCTGCCAGGCCCATTCCCAGCTGCTCCAGTACATGGAACGATACGG GAAGCGTCTGAAGGCCAAGAATCTGCTGTACATTAAACAGATCCTGTACTTGTTGGAGAAGTTTGTGGCTGTGCTAGGTG GGAATATTAAGCAAAATCCCAATACACAGAGCCTCTCACGGACAG GGACGGAGCTGCAGACCATCAACACCTTTCTCTTTCAGAGCCAGGTTGACAACATCAACCTGTTCAAG GTGCAGCGGTACTGCGAGAAGAGCATGGTCAGCAGAAAG CTCTTTGGCTTCACAGAACGCTATGGAACAGTCCTCTCTTCCTCTCAgaagcagcccaaactgactggGTTTCAGCACTTCCTGCAGAGCCTACAGCCTGGGGTGAATGAGC CTCCTGCAGCCCCTGTGGAGGAGGCTGAGGCCAGGGCCCCACGGCCTGCTTCCCCGCTGATGCACATTGAAGGCTTCCTTGCGGCTCTCACCACTGCCAACCAGGACGGCAGGGTCATCCTGAGCCGCCAAG GCAGTCTCAGTCAGAGCAGCCTCAAATTCTTGCTCCTGAATCCAGCCATGCACTTTGCCCAGGTGGTGAAGGAATGCCGGGCAGTGGTCATTGCAGGGGGCACCATGCAGCCG GTGTCTGACTTCCGGGAGCAGCTGCTGGCATGCGCTGGGGCAGAGGCTGAGCGAGTGGTGGAGTTCTCCTGCG GTCATGTGATCCCTCCAGACAACATCCTGCCCCTGGTCATCTGCAGCGGGCCCTCTGACCAGCAGCTGGAGTTCACGTACCAGAAGAGACTGCTGCCTGAACTG ATGAGTGAGACAGGCCGTATTCTCTGCAACCTGTGCAATGTGGTCCCTGGAGGGATGGTCTGTTTCTTTCCCTCCTATGAGTACCAGCGCCAGGTGCATGCCCACTGGGACAAGAGTGGCCTGCTGGGCCGCCTGGCTGCCAGGAAGAAG ATATTTCAGGAGCCCAAGAGAGCAAACCAGGTGGAGCAGGTGCTGCTGGAGTACTCCCAGTGTGTAAACGAG TGCTGTGGCCAGGCGGGCGGCAAGGTGACGGGGGCCCTGCTCCTCTCTGTGGTTGGAGGAAAGATGAGTGAAGGGATTAACTTCTCTGACAACCTAGGCCG GTGTGTGGTGATGGTGGGCATGCCCTACCCCAACATCAACTCTCCAGAACTACAAGAGAAGATGACCTACCTGGATCAGACCCTT CCCAGaactccaggccagcccccaccaGGGAAGGCTTTGGTGGAGAATCTGTGTATGAAGGCTGTCAACCAATCTATAG GCAGGGCCATCAGGCACCAGAGTGATTTTGCCAGCATAGTGCTCCTAGACCGGCGATATGCCCGCCCACCCATCCTGGCAAAGCTGCCAGGCTGGATCCGAGACCGCGTGGAGGTCAAGGCCACCTTTGGCCATGCTGTTGCTGCTATGCGTAAG TTTCATCGGGAGAAGTTTGGCCGTTCCTGA
- the DDX11 gene encoding ATP-dependent DNA helicase DDX11 isoform X3, translating to MLHRQGEMWEKNAAKVTASNILDPRGTHLGEESCKPFGEALERTMANNVQEVGGIHFPFPFTPYSIQKDFMAALYQVLEAGKIGIFESPTGTGKSLSLICGALSWLRDFEQKKHQEEARLLESGPGALCDGKDPSPCLSSSCQETPDTARPAGEPDWVTQFVQQKEERDLVDRLKEEQVRRRQREERLQQIRHNTRLKYAAKRLRQEEEETEHLLRLSREMLAAGMWAEPLESEEEELLLAEYESDEEKTANVVHEDEDYLEEEHVTKIYYCSRTHSQLAQFVHEVRKSPFGKEIRLVSLGSRQNLCVNEDVKQLGSVQLINDRCLELQRSKHEKKDKAEEEKPKRRRQEKRVACPFYNHEQMQLLRDEVLVEVKDIEQLVTLGKEARACPYYGGRFAIPAAQLCQAHSQLLQYMERYGKRLKAKNLLYIKQILYLLEKFVAVLGGNIKQNPNTQSLSRTGTELQTINTFLFQSQVDNINLFKVQRYCEKSMVSRKLFGFTERYGTVLSSSQKQPKLTGFQHFLQSLQPGVNEPPAAPVEEAEARAPRPASPLMHIEGFLAALTTANQDGRVILSRQGSLSQSSLKFLLLNPAMHFAQVVKECRAVVIAGGTMQPVSDFREQLLACAGAEAERVVEFSCGHVIPPDNILPLVICSGPSDQQLEFTYQKRLLPELMSETGRILCNLCNVVPGGMVCFFPSYEYQRQVHAHWDKSGLLGRLAARKKIFQEPKRANQVEQVLLEYSQCVNECCGQAGGKVTGALLLSVVGGKMSEGINFSDNLGRCVVMVGMPYPNINSPELQEKMTYLDQTLPRTPGQPPPGKALVENLCMKAVNQSIGRAIRHQSDFASIVLLDRRYARPPILAKLPGWIRDRVEVKATFGHAVAAMRKFHREKFGRS from the exons ATGCTGCATCGCCAAGGAGAGATGTGGGAGAAGAATGCTGCAAAAGTAACTGCAAGCAACATCCTTGATCCCAGGGGCACACATCTTGGAGAGGAAAGCTGTAAGCCTTTTGGAGAGGCATTAGAAAG gaCCATGGCTAATAACGTCCAGGAGGTTGGTGGCAtccatttcccctttcccttcacACCCTATTCCATCCAGAAGGACTTCATGGCAGCACTGTACcaggttttggaggctggcaagatTGGGATATTTGAGAGTCCAACTGGCACC GGAAAGTCCTTAAGTCTTATTTGTGGGGCTCTCTCCTGGCTCCGTGACTTTGAACAGAAGAAACATCAGGAAGAGGCACGTCTCCTTGAATCTGGCCCTGGTGCCTTATGTGATGGGAAGGATCCGTCCCCATGTCTCTCATCTTCTTGCCAAGAGACCCCAGACACCGCGAGGCCTGCTGGAGAACCAGACTGGGTTACTCAGTTTGTgcagcagaaagaagaaagggaccTGGTGGATCGACTGAAG GAGGAGCAGGTCAGGAGGAGGCAGCGAGAAGAGCGCCTGCAGCAGATCCGCCACAACACGCGGCTCAAGTATGCAGCCAAACGCCTG agacaagaagaggaagaaacgGAGCATCTTCTCCGCCTGAGCAGGGAGATGCTGGCCGCAGGGATGTGGGCTGAGCCGCTGGAGtctgaggaggaggagctgcTTCTGGCCGAGTATGAGAGTGACGAGGAGAAGACAGCCAACGT aGTGCATGAGGATGAGGACTACTTGGAGGAGGAACATGTCACTAAG ATTTATTACTGTAGTCGGACTCACTCCCAGCTGGCCCAGTTTGTGCATGAAGTTCGGAAGAGCCCCTTTGGCAAGGAAATCCGACTTGTCTCCCTCGGCTCTCGGCAG AACCTTTGTGTAAATGAAGACGTGAAACAGCTGGGTTCTGTGCAGCTCATCAATGACCGCTGTTTGGAGCTGCAGAGAAGCAAGCATG AGAAGAAGGACAAGGCTGAGGAAGAGAAGCcaaagaggaggaggcaggagaagcGGGTGGCCTGCCCCTTCTACAACCACGAGCAGATGCAGCTCCTCCGGGACGAGGTGCTGGTGGAGGTGAAGGACATTGAGCAGCTGGTGACCCTTGGGAAGGAGGCTCGGGCCTGTCCCTATTACGGGGGCAGGTTTGCCATTCCTGCAGCCCAG CTCTGCCAGGCCCATTCCCAGCTGCTCCAGTACATGGAACGATACGG GAAGCGTCTGAAGGCCAAGAATCTGCTGTACATTAAACAGATCCTGTACTTGTTGGAGAAGTTTGTGGCTGTGCTAGGTG GGAATATTAAGCAAAATCCCAATACACAGAGCCTCTCACGGACAG GGACGGAGCTGCAGACCATCAACACCTTTCTCTTTCAGAGCCAGGTTGACAACATCAACCTGTTCAAG GTGCAGCGGTACTGCGAGAAGAGCATGGTCAGCAGAAAG CTCTTTGGCTTCACAGAACGCTATGGAACAGTCCTCTCTTCCTCTCAgaagcagcccaaactgactggGTTTCAGCACTTCCTGCAGAGCCTACAGCCTGGGGTGAATGAGC CTCCTGCAGCCCCTGTGGAGGAGGCTGAGGCCAGGGCCCCACGGCCTGCTTCCCCGCTGATGCACATTGAAGGCTTCCTTGCGGCTCTCACCACTGCCAACCAGGACGGCAGGGTCATCCTGAGCCGCCAAG GCAGTCTCAGTCAGAGCAGCCTCAAATTCTTGCTCCTGAATCCAGCCATGCACTTTGCCCAGGTGGTGAAGGAATGCCGGGCAGTGGTCATTGCAGGGGGCACCATGCAGCCG GTGTCTGACTTCCGGGAGCAGCTGCTGGCATGCGCTGGGGCAGAGGCTGAGCGAGTGGTGGAGTTCTCCTGCG GTCATGTGATCCCTCCAGACAACATCCTGCCCCTGGTCATCTGCAGCGGGCCCTCTGACCAGCAGCTGGAGTTCACGTACCAGAAGAGACTGCTGCCTGAACTG ATGAGTGAGACAGGCCGTATTCTCTGCAACCTGTGCAATGTGGTCCCTGGAGGGATGGTCTGTTTCTTTCCCTCCTATGAGTACCAGCGCCAGGTGCATGCCCACTGGGACAAGAGTGGCCTGCTGGGCCGCCTGGCTGCCAGGAAGAAG ATATTTCAGGAGCCCAAGAGAGCAAACCAGGTGGAGCAGGTGCTGCTGGAGTACTCCCAGTGTGTAAACGAG TGCTGTGGCCAGGCGGGCGGCAAGGTGACGGGGGCCCTGCTCCTCTCTGTGGTTGGAGGAAAGATGAGTGAAGGGATTAACTTCTCTGACAACCTAGGCCG GTGTGTGGTGATGGTGGGCATGCCCTACCCCAACATCAACTCTCCAGAACTACAAGAGAAGATGACCTACCTGGATCAGACCCTT CCCAGaactccaggccagcccccaccaGGGAAGGCTTTGGTGGAGAATCTGTGTATGAAGGCTGTCAACCAATCTATAG GCAGGGCCATCAGGCACCAGAGTGATTTTGCCAGCATAGTGCTCCTAGACCGGCGATATGCCCGCCCACCCATCCTGGCAAAGCTGCCAGGCTGGATCCGAGACCGCGTGGAGGTCAAGGCCACCTTTGGCCATGCTGTTGCTGCTATGCGTAAG TTTCATCGGGAGAAGTTTGGCCGTTCCTGA